In Prunus dulcis chromosome 1, ALMONDv2, whole genome shotgun sequence, the following are encoded in one genomic region:
- the LOC117621464 gene encoding amino-acid permease BAT1 homolog isoform X1 — protein sequence MTNTIFMHAWFDRKRGISNIRMTTLQVLEMDSGEKRLNELGYKQELRREMTLFKTLAITFSCISVFSGTPLYGQSLYYAGPATLIWGWVAVTFFTWFVAIAMAEICSSFPTTGSLYFWAAQLAGPRWGPFASWCCAWLETIGVVSAIGAQAYSGSQALQMIILLATGTNKGGGYFASKGVFLCMYMALIIIWAALNTFALQVIAYLNIISIWWQVIGGLLVTIMLPLVAQSTQPASYVFTHFKTSPESTGISSAPYAVILSVLLSIYSLYGYDAAAHLTEETKDADRTGPVAILSSLGIISVFGWAYYLALTFSIRDLDYLYNTDNETAGALVPAQIIYDAFYGKFHNSTGAVVFLCIIWGSYFFCGLSVTTTAARVVYALSRDKGIPFSPIWRKVHPRSKVPTNAVWLCAAIGLLLGLPILKLDVVFTAIISVSTIGWVGGYAIPILARLVMAEENFKPGPFYLGRASRTVCLVAFLWICYACSAFLLPTFYPLRWKTFNYAPVALTFVLTLIMLWWVLDARKWFKGPVRNIDVQDGN from the exons ATGACTAATACCATTTTCATGCATGCGTG GTTCGATCGAAAGAGGGGGATATCGAATATCAGAATGACTACCTTGCAGGTTTTGGAAATGGATTCTGGAGAAAAACGTCTCAATGAGCTTGGATACAAGCAAGAACTGAGAAGGGAAATG ACACTGTTCAAGACACTGGCAATAACATTTTCATGCATATCAGTGTTTAGTGGGACACCTCTGTATGGCCAAAGCTTGTATTATGCAGGTCCTGCAACCTTAATATGGGGATGGGTGGCTGTCACTTTCTTCACTTGGTTTGTTGCAATTGCCATGGCTGAGATTTGCTCCTCTTTCCCG ACAACAGGTTCTCTTTATTTCTGGGCTGCCCAATTGGCTGGACCGAGGTGGGGGCCATTTGCATCATGGTGTTGTGCTTGGCTTGAGACCATTGGAGTGGTATCTGCAATAGGTGCTCAG GCATATTCTGGATCACAAGCATTGCAGATGATCATTCTTTTAGCCACAGGGACAAACAAGGGTGGAGGCTATTTTGCATCAAAGGGTGTGTTCTTGTGCATGTATATGGCTCTAATCATAATTTGGGCAGCACTAAACACATTTGCATTACAAGTGATAGCATATCTCAACATCATTTCCATATGGTGGCAG GTAATCGGTGGGTTGCTTGTGACTATAATGCTTCCTCTGGTGGCACAGTCAACACAACCAGCTTCTTATGTGTTCACTCACTTTAAAACATCTCCTGAGTCAACTGGAATATCTAGCGCACCTTACGCAGTGATTTTATCGGTGCTTCTGAGCATCTACTCTCTATACGGCTATGATGCTGCAGCTCATCTTACTGAGGAGACAAAAGACGCAGACAGAACTGGACCTGTTGCTATTCTATCTAGTCTTGGGATTATATCAGTTTTTGGTTGGGCTTACTACTTAGCCCTGACTTTCAGCATCAGG GATCTAGACTATTTATACAACACAGACAATGAGACTGCTGGTGCACTTGTACCAGCACAAATAATATATGATGCATTCTATGGGAAGTTTCACAATTCAACTGGAGCTGTGGTTTTCCTGTGTATCATCTGGGGTTCCTACTTCTTTTGTGGGCTGTCTGTTACCACCACTGCTGCCCGAGTG GTTTATGCTCTATCAAGGGATAAAGGTATCCCATTTTCACCAATCTGGAGGAAAGTACATCCAAGGAGCAAGGTTCCAACAAATGCCGTGTGGCTCTGCGCAGCCATTGGTTTGCTGCTTGGACTACCCATTTTGAAACTTGATGTAGTGTTCACAGCCATCATTTCAGTTAGTACAATTGGCTGGGTGGGCGGTTATGCAATTCCCATTTTGGCTAGGCTGGTGATGGCTgaagaaaatttcaaaccaGGACCCTTTTATTTGGGTAGAGCAAGCAGGACAGTTTGCTTGGTGGCCTTCCTGTGGATATGCTATGCCTGTTCAGCCTTCCTATTGCCAACTTTCTACCCTCTAAGATGGAAAACTTTCAATTATGCACCTGTAGCTCTCACTTTTGTTTTGACACTGATAATGctttggtgggttttggaTGCAAGGAAATGGTTCAAAGGACCTGTAAGAAACATTGATGTACAAGACGGAAACTAA
- the LOC117621464 gene encoding amino-acid permease BAT1 homolog isoform X2 yields MTTLQVLEMDSGEKRLNELGYKQELRREMTLFKTLAITFSCISVFSGTPLYGQSLYYAGPATLIWGWVAVTFFTWFVAIAMAEICSSFPTTGSLYFWAAQLAGPRWGPFASWCCAWLETIGVVSAIGAQAYSGSQALQMIILLATGTNKGGGYFASKGVFLCMYMALIIIWAALNTFALQVIAYLNIISIWWQVIGGLLVTIMLPLVAQSTQPASYVFTHFKTSPESTGISSAPYAVILSVLLSIYSLYGYDAAAHLTEETKDADRTGPVAILSSLGIISVFGWAYYLALTFSIRDLDYLYNTDNETAGALVPAQIIYDAFYGKFHNSTGAVVFLCIIWGSYFFCGLSVTTTAARVVYALSRDKGIPFSPIWRKVHPRSKVPTNAVWLCAAIGLLLGLPILKLDVVFTAIISVSTIGWVGGYAIPILARLVMAEENFKPGPFYLGRASRTVCLVAFLWICYACSAFLLPTFYPLRWKTFNYAPVALTFVLTLIMLWWVLDARKWFKGPVRNIDVQDGN; encoded by the exons ATGACTACCTTGCAGGTTTTGGAAATGGATTCTGGAGAAAAACGTCTCAATGAGCTTGGATACAAGCAAGAACTGAGAAGGGAAATG ACACTGTTCAAGACACTGGCAATAACATTTTCATGCATATCAGTGTTTAGTGGGACACCTCTGTATGGCCAAAGCTTGTATTATGCAGGTCCTGCAACCTTAATATGGGGATGGGTGGCTGTCACTTTCTTCACTTGGTTTGTTGCAATTGCCATGGCTGAGATTTGCTCCTCTTTCCCG ACAACAGGTTCTCTTTATTTCTGGGCTGCCCAATTGGCTGGACCGAGGTGGGGGCCATTTGCATCATGGTGTTGTGCTTGGCTTGAGACCATTGGAGTGGTATCTGCAATAGGTGCTCAG GCATATTCTGGATCACAAGCATTGCAGATGATCATTCTTTTAGCCACAGGGACAAACAAGGGTGGAGGCTATTTTGCATCAAAGGGTGTGTTCTTGTGCATGTATATGGCTCTAATCATAATTTGGGCAGCACTAAACACATTTGCATTACAAGTGATAGCATATCTCAACATCATTTCCATATGGTGGCAG GTAATCGGTGGGTTGCTTGTGACTATAATGCTTCCTCTGGTGGCACAGTCAACACAACCAGCTTCTTATGTGTTCACTCACTTTAAAACATCTCCTGAGTCAACTGGAATATCTAGCGCACCTTACGCAGTGATTTTATCGGTGCTTCTGAGCATCTACTCTCTATACGGCTATGATGCTGCAGCTCATCTTACTGAGGAGACAAAAGACGCAGACAGAACTGGACCTGTTGCTATTCTATCTAGTCTTGGGATTATATCAGTTTTTGGTTGGGCTTACTACTTAGCCCTGACTTTCAGCATCAGG GATCTAGACTATTTATACAACACAGACAATGAGACTGCTGGTGCACTTGTACCAGCACAAATAATATATGATGCATTCTATGGGAAGTTTCACAATTCAACTGGAGCTGTGGTTTTCCTGTGTATCATCTGGGGTTCCTACTTCTTTTGTGGGCTGTCTGTTACCACCACTGCTGCCCGAGTG GTTTATGCTCTATCAAGGGATAAAGGTATCCCATTTTCACCAATCTGGAGGAAAGTACATCCAAGGAGCAAGGTTCCAACAAATGCCGTGTGGCTCTGCGCAGCCATTGGTTTGCTGCTTGGACTACCCATTTTGAAACTTGATGTAGTGTTCACAGCCATCATTTCAGTTAGTACAATTGGCTGGGTGGGCGGTTATGCAATTCCCATTTTGGCTAGGCTGGTGATGGCTgaagaaaatttcaaaccaGGACCCTTTTATTTGGGTAGAGCAAGCAGGACAGTTTGCTTGGTGGCCTTCCTGTGGATATGCTATGCCTGTTCAGCCTTCCTATTGCCAACTTTCTACCCTCTAAGATGGAAAACTTTCAATTATGCACCTGTAGCTCTCACTTTTGTTTTGACACTGATAATGctttggtgggttttggaTGCAAGGAAATGGTTCAAAGGACCTGTAAGAAACATTGATGTACAAGACGGAAACTAA
- the LOC117614369 gene encoding amino-acid permease BAT1-like, producing MDHQALEMDSGEKRLNELGYKQELRREMSLFKTLAITFSCMSVFTGTPLYGQSLRYAGPATLIWGWLVVTFFTWFVGIAMAEICSSFPTTGSLYFWAAHLAGPRWGPFASWCCAWLETIGLVSAIGAQAYSGSQALQMLILLATGTNKGGGYFASRSVFLCMYMGLTIAWAVLNTFALQVIAFLNIISIWWQVIGGLLMIIMLPLVAQPTQTASYVFTHFETSPEATGVSSIPYAVILSVLLSNYCLYGYDAAAHLTEETKGADRTGPIAILSSIGIISVFGWAYYLALTFSIRDLDYLYNEDNETAGALVPAQIIYDAFYGRFQNSTGAVIFLCIIWGSFFFCGLSVTTTAARAVYAVSRDKCLPLSPIWRKVHPRSKVPINAVWLCAAISMLLGLPILKLDVVFTAILSVSTIGWVGSYAVPIFARLVMAEDNFKPGPFYLGRARRPVCLVAFLWICYTCSIFLLPTSYPLRWKTFNYAPIALSVALALIMLWWVLDARKWYKGPVRNIDAQNGNH from the exons ATGGATCACCAGGCTTTGGAAATGGATTCTGGAGAAAAGCGCCTCAATGAGCTTGGATACAAGCAAGAACTGAGAAGGGAAATG TCTCTGTTCAAGACACTGGCAATAACATTTTCATGCATGTCAGTGTTCACCGGTACACCCCTCTACGGCCAAAGCTTGCGTTATGCTGGTCCGGCAACCTTGATATGGGGTTGGCTTGTTGTCACATTCTTCACATGGTTTGTTGGAATCGCCATGGCTGAGATATGCTCCTCTTTCCCG ACCACTGGCTCTCTTTATTTCTGGGCTGCTCATTTGGCTGGACCCAGGTGGGGTCCATTTGCTTCATGGTGCTGTGCTTGGCTTGAGACCATCGGTCTAGTATCTGCAATAGGTGCTCAG GCATATTCTGGATCACAAGCATTGCAGATGCTCATTCTATTAGCCACTGGGACGAATAAGGGCGGAGGCTATTTTGCATCCAGGAGTGTATTTCTGTGCATGTATATGGGTCTGACCATCGCATGGGCTGTGCTAAATACGTTTGCGTTACAAGTGATAGCATTTCTCAACATAATTTCCATATGGTGGCAG GTAATTGGTGGCTTGTTAATGATCATAATGCTTCCTCTGGTGGCACAGCCAACACAGACAGCTTCTTATGTCTTCACTCATTTTGAAACATCTCCTGAGGCAACTGGAGTCTCTAGCATACCTTATGCAGTGATTTTATCAGTGCTTCTAAGCAACTATTGTTTATATGGCTATGATGCTGCAGCTCATCTTACTGAGGAGACAAAAGGAGCAGATAGAACTGGCCCTATAGCCATTCTGTCTAGTATTGGGATTATATCAGTGTTTGGTTGGGCGTATTACTTGGCTCTCACTTTCAGCATCAGG GATCTGGACTATTTGTACAACGAAGACAATGAGACTGCTGGTGCACTTGTACCAGCGCAGATAATATATGACGCATTTTATGGGAGGTTCCAAAATTCAACTGGAGCTGTGATTTTCCTGTGTATCATCTGGggttccttcttcttttgtggGCTGTCTGTTACCACCACTGCTGCCCGAGCA GTTTATGCTGTATCAAGAGATAAATGTCTCCCATTGTCACCAATCTGGAGGAAAGTGCACCCAAGAAGCAAGGTTCCAATAAATGCCGTGTGGCTTTGTGCAGCCATCAGCATGCTGCTGGGATTGCCCATCTTGAAACTTGATGTGGTGTTCACAGCCATCCTTTCAGTTAGTACAATAGGCTGGGTGGGCAGCTATGCAGTGCCGATTTTCGCTAGGCTGGTCATGGCTGAAGACAACTTCAAACCAGGGCCGTTTTATTTGGGGAGAGCAAGAAGGCCAGTTTGCTTGGTGGCCTTCTTGTGGATATGCTATACCTGTTCAATCTTCCTGTTGCCAACTTCTTATCCTCTTAGATGGAAAACTTTCAACTATGCCCCGATTGCTCTGAGTGTTGCTTTGGCACTGATAATGctttggtgggttttggaTGCAAGGAAATGGTACAAAGGACCTGTAAGAAACATCGATGCACAAAACGGAAACCATTAG
- the LOC117615774 gene encoding protein translocase subunit SECA2, chloroplastic isoform X1 translates to MATLPCLQSPCFLSLKPLPQRSTLVFTNHPHSVSSFHTSSRPLQRRLRLTRTPISASLKENLGLLTKTWSDVTSLNSWVVRDYYRLVSSVNSLEPQIQRLTDDQLTAKTAEFRQRLWKGETLADIQAEAFAVVREAAKRKLGMRHFDVQIIGGAVLHDGSIAEMKTGEGKTLVSTLAAYLNALTGEGVHVVTVNDYLAQRDAEWMGRVHRLLGLTVGLVQRGMTAEERRSNYSCDITYTNNSELGFDYLRDNLAGSSGQLVMRWPKPFHFAIVDEVDSVLIDEGRNPLLISGEASKDAARYPVAAKVADLLVRDIHYKVELKDNSVELTEEGIALAEMALETNDLWDENDPWARFVMNALKAKEFYRQDVQYIVRNGKALIINELTGRVEEKRRWSEGIHQAVEAKEGLKIQADSVVVAQITYQSLFKLYPKLSGMTGTAKTEEKEFLKMFQVPVIEVPTNLPNIRNDLPIQAFATAQGKWEYVRQEVEYMFRQGRPVLVGSTSVENSEYLSDLLKEQNIPHNVLNARPKYAAREAEIVAQAGRKYAITISTNMAGRGTDIILGGNPKMLAKEIIEDSLISFLTREAPNVDVDGEAISQKVLSKIKVGPSSLAFLAKTALMAKYVSKNEGKSWTYKEAKSMISESVEMSQSRDLKELERLVDEQSEMYPLGPTIALAYLSVLKDCEVHCLKEGSEVKKLGGLHVIGTSLHESRRIDNQLRGRAGRQGDPGSTRFMVSLQDEMFQKFNFDTEWAVRLISKITNDEDMPIEGDAIVKQLLALQINAEKYFFGIRKSLVEFDGVLEVQRKHVYELRQSILTGDNESCSQHIFQYMQAVVDEIVFANVNALKHPRNWSLGKLLEEFMTISGKLLDDSFAGITEEALLKSLAHSHELNSIDLDDIHLPNLPRPPKAFRGIRKKSSSLKRWLAICSDDLTKNGRYHAATSLLRKYLGDFLIVSYLDVIEESGYDDAYVKEVERAVLVKTLDCFWRDHLVNMNRLSSAVNVRSFGHRNPLEEYKIDGCRFFISMLSATRRLTVESLLQYWSSPIESQEIFLS, encoded by the exons ATGGCAACCCTTCCTTGTCTCCAAAGCCCATGTTTTCTGTCCCTGAAACCACTCCCACAACGCTCCACCCTCGTCTTCACCAACCACCCCCACTCCGTTTCTTCATTTCATACTTCGTCTCGGCCTCTACAGCGTCGTCTCAGGCTCACTCGCACCCCCATTTCTGCGTCTCTTAAG GAAAATTTGGGTCTTCTTACGAAAACTTGGAGTGACGTTACTAGTTTAAACAGCTGGGTTGTTCGGGACTATTACCGCCTTGTGAGCTCTGTTAACTCCCTTGAGCCCCAAATTCAGAGACTCACCGATGACCAG ctTACTGCTAAAACTGCAGAGTTCCGGCAAAGGCTTTGGAAGGGCGAGACACTTGCAGATATCCAAGCTG AGGCTTTTGCTGTCGTTCGTGAAGCTGCAAAAAGGAAGCTCGGTATGCGTCATTTCGATGTGCAG ATTATAGGTGGGGCGGTGCTTCATGATGGGTCCATTGCAGAAATGAAAACGGGAGAGGGAAAAACGTTAGTTTCGACATTAGCTGCATATCTTAATGCGCTGACTGGTGAAGGTGTTCATG TGGTAACTGTAAATGATTACCTTGCTCAACGAGATGCTGAGTGGATGGGTCGTGTTCATCGCTTGTTAGGTCTTACTGTGGGCCTTGTTCAG AGGGGGATGACAGCTGAAGAGAGGAGATCCAACTATAGCTGTGACATAACTTACACTAATAATTCG GAACTTGGTTTTGACTATCTACGAGATAACCTTGCTGGAAGCAGTGGACAACTTGTTATGAGATG GCCAAAGCCATTTCATTTTGCCATAGTTGATGAAGTTGACTCAGTTCTTATTGATGAAGGACGAAATCCATTGCTAATTAGTGGGGAG GCTAGTAAGGATGCTGCACGCTATCCTGTTGCTGCTAAAGTGGCTGATTTGCTTGTGCGAGACATT CATTACAAGGTAGAACTTAAAGATAACTCAGTTGAGTTGACTGAAGAAGGAATAGCTCTTGCTGAGATGGCCCTTGAAACAAATGACTTATGGGATGAAAATGATCCGTGGGCTAG ATTTGTGATGAATGCATTGAAGGCTAAAGAGTTCTATCGGCAAGATGTGCAATATATTGTCAGAAATGGGAAGGCTCTCATAATAAATGAG CTGACTGGCAGGGttgaagagaagagaaggtgGTCTGAGGGGATTCATCAGGCTGTGGAGGCTAAAGAAGGCTTGAAGATTCAG GCTGATTCGGTGGTTGTGGCACAAATCACTTATCAATCTCTATTCAAGCTCTACCCAAAACTTTCAGGGATGACTGGGACTGCAAAAACTGAA GAGAAAGAGTTCTTGAAAATGTTCCAAGTGCCAGTTATTGAAGTACCAACAAATCTGCCAAACATTCGTAATGATTTACCTATTCAAGCTTTTGCG ACTGCTCAAGGGAAGTGGGAATATGTTCGTCAAGAGGTGGAATACATGTTCAGACAGGGGCGTCCTGTTTTAGTTGGGAGCACCAG TGTTGAGAATTCTGAGTACTTGTCTGATCTACTGAAGGAGCAGAATATCCCACACAATGTTCTAAATGCACGGCCTAAG TATGCGGCAAGGGAGGCTGAAATTGTTGCCCAAGCAGGACGAAAATATGCCATTACCATTTCTACCAACATGGCTGGCAGAGGCACTGACATAATTCTAGGAGGAAATCCAAAA ATGCTTGCAAAAGAGATCATAGAGGACAGTTTAATTTCGTTCCTGACACGAGAAGCTCCTAATGTTGACGTTGATGGAGAGGCAATTTCACAAAAG GTATTGTCCAAGATAAAGGTCGGTCCATCATCATTAGCTTTTCTGGCAAAGACAGCGTTAATGG CTAAATATGTTTCGAAAAATGAAGGCAAGAGCTGGACATATAAGGAGGCAAAATCTATGATATCAGAGTCTGTGGAAATGAGTCAGTCAAGGGATTTGAAGGAGTTAGAGAGGCTTGTTGATGAACAGTCGGAGATGTACCCTCTTGGCCCTACAATTGCACTTGCTTATCTGTCAGTTCTGAAGGATTGCGAGGTACACTGTCTTAAAGAAGGGTCTGAAGTAAAAAAGCTTGGGGGTCTTCATGTGATTGGAACATCTTTGCATGAGTCTCGGAGAATAGATAACCAG CTTCGAGGCAGAGCAGGAAGGCAAGGTGACCCTGGATCAACTCGATTTATGGTGAG CTTGCAGGACGAGATGTTTCAAAAGTTTAATTTTGATACTGAGTGGGCTGTGAGGCTTATTTCCAAAATTACAAATGATGAAGATATGCCAATTGAAGGTGATGCAATTGTTAAACAG CTTCTGGCCCTGCAAATTAATGCAGAGAAGTACTTCTTTGGCATAAGGAAGAGCCTTGTTGAGTTTGATGGAGTATTAGAG GTACAGAGAAAGCATGTCTATGAACTTAGACAGTCCATTTTAACTGGTGATAATGAAAGTTGTTCCCAGCACATATTCCA GTACATGCAAGCAGTGGTAGATGAAATTGTCTTTGCAAATGTTAACGCACTGAAG CATCCAAGAAACTGGAGTTTGGGTAAGCTTTTGGAGGAGTTTATGACCATTTCTGGGAAACTACTGGATG ATTCATTTGCAGGAATTACAGAGGAAGCTTTATTAAAATCTCTTGCACACTCACATGAACTAAACTCTATAGATCTTGATGACATTCACCTTCCAAACTTGCCAAGACCGCCAAAGGCCTTCAGAGGAATCCGCAAGAAGAGCTCTTCATTGAAACGTTGGCTTGCTATATGCTCTGATGATTTGACTAA GAACGGACGGTACCATGCTGCTACTAGCCTCCTCCGCAAGTACCTTGGagattttttaattgtttcatACTTGGATGTTATTGAAGAGTCTGGTTACGATGATGCATATGTGAAGGAAGTTGAA AGAGCAGTTCTGGTGAAAACCCTTGATTGTTTCTGGAGGGACCATCTTGTAAACATGAACAGGCTCAGTTCAGCG GTAAACGTAAGGAGTTTTGGTCACAGGAATCCTCTTGAAGAATACAAAATTGATGGTTGTCGATTTTTCATATCTATGCTTAGTGCAACACGAAGGTTGACAGTAGAATCACTTTTGCAGTATTGGTCATCCCCAATAGAGTCCCAAGAAATATTTCTATCATAA